One segment of Thermosynechococcus sp. HN-54 DNA contains the following:
- a CDS encoding CHASE2 domain-containing protein encodes MTPLSISDRLKRSLRAVIATAIATVGVFALRLGGLLEPLELRVYDQWLRWRSTLATSQRLLIVEITEADIQTLKQYPIPDEVLIQAVNELQEHQPKVIGIDIFRDFPVPDRFQPPTDVLPSLGRVMMTQPNTVIVCKVGSETDPGIAPPAGLLNEQVGFADIPIDDDGVVRRAILATQPEASDRCATPQSFALALARVFLGINPQAVTQNRLELGTARFQALTSNWGGYNNLDAAGFQILINYAHPTQPYETVTLSEVLSGKVLPSKVRDRAVLIGLTGSSSNDKFLIPITLPGQTNRLTPGVVVQAVILEDLLAAALDNRSPMGTWSQEAIALWMLAWSALGALIIAKGHRWVIVPLLVAGGLGLSGLTFLLFLQGSWIPLVAPLVGFGSAAVVMLGYRALSPTESTPTPSAPTAVPSGLSATPLELVSEGISQSTAPEFNPLLETPETASPTEVSALETDANPTVLQPESAISFTPIEPTVLPPTPGKPNTAPTLLTSVVDQIPPTEIRETPAASIAERETFLVAQPDEAATPVTELPPSTAAESTTVDLPETQMAVPEPQTSPPPTAAADMPTQMPPELSETQLTVPEPLTIVPETPSIPSATLPETQLTVPEPLTTPELSSTPATQFITSVDLPETQLSIPASSPEFTSTPVTGREIPETQPSIPETSPNLTSTPPTQFVTSVDLPATQLSLSEPAATSDDLPATQPANPDPVMPPLPETVPTQLSEVTPATTVPSPAPPTTQTPSSSQPQTTVISEITTEPAEPLPQTVGGRYRVLSQLGEGGFGRTFLAADLHLPDHPICVVKQLVPSRKDERFLAIARRLFQREAETLAQLGQHERIPRLLAYFEEGGYFYLTQEYVDGESLKEEFEKKITLSQAEALAILKSILEILQYVHQFGVVHRDIKPANIMRRRSDQQLFLIDFGAVRHVQPEDLLQHGKYTISIGTRGYAPSEQMAGRPVIASDIYSLGMVIVEGLTGLAPMDLPSDPHTGDIVWQPGRHLSPQFVAIINKMIKYNFRDRYQSAEDVLTDLVKSGL; translated from the coding sequence ATGACACCCTTGTCCATCTCTGACCGTCTTAAACGCTCTTTACGGGCTGTGATTGCGACAGCGATCGCCACAGTGGGTGTTTTTGCCCTGCGGCTGGGGGGACTATTGGAACCCTTGGAATTGAGGGTCTATGACCAATGGCTGCGCTGGCGATCGACACTGGCCACGTCTCAGCGACTGCTGATTGTTGAAATTACCGAGGCTGATATTCAAACCCTCAAGCAGTACCCGATTCCTGACGAGGTGCTGATTCAAGCCGTCAATGAATTGCAGGAGCACCAGCCCAAGGTCATTGGCATTGACATTTTTCGCGATTTTCCCGTACCGGATCGTTTCCAGCCGCCGACCGATGTGCTCCCCTCCCTCGGACGGGTGATGATGACCCAGCCCAACACCGTCATTGTCTGTAAAGTAGGCAGCGAAACGGATCCCGGAATTGCCCCACCCGCTGGACTGCTGAATGAACAGGTGGGATTTGCGGACATTCCCATTGATGATGATGGCGTTGTGCGCCGTGCTATTTTGGCAACTCAACCAGAAGCTAGTGATCGCTGCGCTACTCCTCAATCCTTTGCCCTTGCTTTGGCGCGTGTTTTTCTGGGGATTAATCCCCAAGCTGTGACTCAGAACCGCCTTGAATTGGGAACGGCTCGCTTTCAGGCCTTGACCAGCAACTGGGGGGGCTACAACAACCTAGATGCCGCGGGGTTTCAAATCCTGATCAACTATGCCCACCCAACCCAGCCCTATGAAACCGTGACCCTGAGCGAAGTCTTGAGTGGTAAAGTACTACCCTCTAAAGTGCGCGATCGCGCCGTCCTCATTGGCCTTACGGGCAGCAGCAGTAATGACAAGTTTTTGATTCCGATTACACTGCCGGGACAAACCAACCGCCTTACCCCCGGTGTTGTGGTTCAAGCCGTCATTCTTGAGGATCTACTGGCGGCGGCACTCGATAACCGTTCTCCCATGGGCACATGGTCGCAGGAGGCGATCGCCCTTTGGATGCTTGCTTGGTCTGCACTGGGTGCTCTGATTATTGCCAAGGGACACCGCTGGGTGATTGTGCCGCTGTTGGTTGCGGGGGGGCTGGGTCTCAGTGGCCTCACTTTTCTTCTCTTTTTACAGGGAAGTTGGATTCCACTCGTGGCTCCTCTGGTTGGCTTTGGCAGTGCTGCGGTGGTGATGCTGGGCTATCGAGCCTTGAGTCCTACAGAATCTACCCCTACCCCCTCTGCACCGACGGCTGTTCCCAGTGGCCTCTCAGCGACTCCCTTAGAGTTGGTTAGTGAGGGGATCAGTCAATCGACCGCACCTGAATTCAACCCGCTTCTAGAGACGCCAGAAACCGCTTCACCAACGGAAGTATCTGCCTTAGAAACTGATGCCAATCCCACGGTATTGCAACCGGAAAGCGCCATTTCCTTTACCCCCATTGAGCCAACGGTATTACCGCCAACCCCCGGCAAGCCCAACACAGCACCAACACTGCTGACATCTGTGGTGGATCAAATTCCGCCGACAGAAATCCGCGAGACACCAGCCGCCTCGATCGCAGAGAGGGAAACCTTTTTAGTGGCTCAACCGGATGAAGCGGCAACTCCCGTCACAGAATTGCCCCCCTCCACTGCTGCTGAATCCACGACTGTCGATCTGCCTGAAACCCAGATGGCGGTTCCTGAACCCCAAACCTCTCCCCCACCAACCGCTGCTGCAGACATGCCCACGCAGATGCCGCCAGAGCTATCGGAAACGCAACTGACGGTTCCTGAACCCTTAACCATCGTTCCGGAGACGCCGAGCATCCCCAGTGCTACTTTGCCTGAAACCCAATTGACGGTTCCTGAACCCCTGACCACGCCAGAACTCAGCTCAACACCCGCGACCCAGTTCATCACCAGTGTGGACTTGCCCGAAACGCAACTCTCTATCCCTGCAAGCTCGCCAGAATTCACCTCAACACCTGTGACGGGGAGAGAAATTCCTGAAACGCAACCATCCATTCCAGAGACCTCACCGAACCTCACCTCAACCCCGCCCACCCAATTTGTGACCAGTGTAGACCTACCAGCAACCCAATTGTCACTCTCAGAACCCGCTGCCACCAGTGATGACTTGCCTGCAACCCAGCCAGCCAATCCTGACCCTGTGATGCCGCCACTCCCAGAGACTGTGCCCACGCAGCTTTCAGAGGTGACCCCTGCCACAACAGTTCCTTCGCCGGCACCCCCCACCACCCAAACACCCAGCAGTAGCCAACCGCAGACTACTGTCATTTCCGAGATCACTACAGAACCCGCTGAACCGCTGCCCCAAACAGTCGGCGGACGGTACCGCGTCCTCAGTCAACTGGGGGAAGGGGGATTTGGCCGCACTTTCTTGGCTGCGGATTTACACCTGCCGGATCATCCCATTTGCGTGGTCAAGCAGTTGGTCCCCTCCCGTAAGGATGAACGTTTTTTGGCCATTGCCCGTCGCCTCTTTCAGCGGGAAGCGGAAACCTTAGCCCAATTGGGGCAACATGAGCGGATCCCGCGATTACTGGCTTACTTTGAGGAGGGGGGATATTTCTATCTCACCCAAGAGTATGTGGATGGGGAATCCCTCAAGGAGGAGTTTGAAAAGAAAATTACCCTCTCCCAAGCTGAAGCCCTCGCCATTCTCAAGAGTATTCTAGAAATTTTGCAGTATGTACATCAGTTTGGGGTGGTGCATCGGGATATTAAACCTGCCAATATCATGCGCCGCCGCAGTGATCAGCAACTGTTTTTGATTGACTTTGGAGCGGTACGCCATGTCCAGCCCGAGGATTTGCTCCAACACGGCAAATATACGATCTCAATTGGTACCCGTGGCTATGCCCCTAGCGAGCAAATGGCAGGACGACCCGTGATTGCCAGTGATATTTACTCTCTGGGCATGGTTATTGTTGAAGGTCTGACGGGACTCGCCCCGATGGATTTGCCCTCTGACCCCCACACGGGGGATATTGTCTGGCAGCCGGGACGGCATCTTTCACCGCAGTTTGTTGCCATTATCAATAAAATGATTAAGTACAACTTTCGCGATCGCTACCAGAGTGCTGAAGACGTGCTCACTGACTTGGTCAAATCTGGACTTTAA
- the psbE gene encoding cytochrome b559 subunit alpha, protein MAGTTGERPFSDIITSVRYWVIHSITIPALFIAGWLFVSTGLAYDVFGTPRPDSYYAQEQRSIPLVTDRFQAKQQVETFLEQVK, encoded by the coding sequence GTGGCTGGAACGACAGGAGAACGACCATTTTCCGACATTATTACCAGTGTCCGTTATTGGGTGATTCATAGTATCACCATTCCGGCGTTGTTCATTGCTGGCTGGCTCTTTGTCAGCACCGGTTTGGCCTATGATGTGTTTGGCACACCACGCCCCGATAGCTACTATGCTCAGGAACAGCGGTCGATTCCTCTTGTGACCGATCGCTTTCAAGCTAAACAACAAGTCGAAACCTTCTTAGAACAGGTGAAGTAG
- the psbF gene encoding cytochrome b559 subunit beta, which produces MTSNTPNQEPVSYPIFTVRWLAVHTLAVPTIFFLGAIAAMQFIQR; this is translated from the coding sequence ATGACCAGTAACACACCCAATCAAGAACCCGTCTCTTACCCAATTTTTACGGTCCGCTGGTTGGCCGTTCATACGCTTGCTGTGCCCACGATTTTCTTCCTCGGGGCGATCGCGGCCATGCAGTTTATCCAACGTTAG
- a CDS encoding photosystem II reaction center protein L translates to MEPNPNRQPVELNRTSLYLGLLLIFVLALLFSSYFFN, encoded by the coding sequence ATGGAACCGAATCCCAATCGTCAGCCGGTCGAACTGAATCGCACGTCCCTGTACCTAGGGTTGCTGCTGATCTTCGTTCTTGCGTTGCTCTTTTCAAGCTACTTCTTTAACTAA
- a CDS encoding photosystem II reaction center protein J, with product MSEGGRIPLWVVATVAGMGVIVIVGLFFYGAYAGLGSSL from the coding sequence TTGTCTGAAGGCGGACGTATTCCCCTTTGGGTTGTGGCCACTGTGGCCGGCATGGGGGTAATTGTCATTGTTGGGCTGTTCTTCTACGGTGCTTACGCTGGTCTTGGCTCCTCTCTCTAG
- a CDS encoding sugar ABC transporter permease, with protein sequence MVRSQFLRLGDVFLSPIGVAWLFLLPALLFLTIFVFLPILYLVYLSFTTGSFSQEGVRWVGLQNYQQLLLSPDFWQVVGNTLYFTVATVLPTIVLPLLLAVALNQALIGRDLLRTAYFLPSITSIVAAGLGFRWLFQTDGPVNQLVQTLGGEPIAWLSDPTWAMPVLILLSSWKQLGFNLVVFLAGLQTIPRDRYEAALLDGANAWQQFCYITLPGLQPTLILVFVTTTIFTLRSFEQVYVVTGGGPLDTTNLLVFYIYQQAFALFDFGYAAAAATVLLGVTLGLIWLQLRTRQDPNL encoded by the coding sequence ATGGTGCGATCGCAATTCCTACGGTTGGGGGATGTTTTTTTGTCACCGATAGGAGTAGCTTGGTTATTCCTTTTACCTGCACTTTTGTTTCTGACAATTTTTGTTTTTTTGCCGATTTTGTACCTTGTGTATCTCAGTTTTACGACGGGTAGTTTTAGTCAAGAAGGGGTGCGTTGGGTTGGCCTGCAAAATTATCAGCAATTGCTCCTGAGTCCAGACTTTTGGCAGGTGGTTGGCAATACGCTCTATTTCACAGTGGCAACGGTGCTACCCACGATTGTGCTGCCCTTACTCTTGGCAGTGGCTCTGAATCAAGCATTGATAGGCCGCGATTTGCTGCGGACAGCTTACTTTCTACCCAGTATTACTTCCATTGTGGCGGCGGGTTTAGGGTTCCGTTGGCTGTTTCAAACCGATGGCCCGGTGAATCAACTGGTACAAACCTTAGGGGGAGAACCCATTGCTTGGCTGAGTGATCCCACTTGGGCAATGCCAGTGCTCATTTTGCTCAGTAGCTGGAAGCAGTTGGGGTTTAATTTAGTTGTTTTTTTGGCAGGGTTGCAAACGATTCCCCGCGATCGCTATGAAGCGGCACTCCTCGATGGTGCCAATGCTTGGCAACAGTTTTGCTACATTACGCTACCGGGGCTGCAACCCACCTTAATTCTAGTGTTTGTCACAACAACGATTTTCACATTGCGCAGTTTTGAGCAAGTCTATGTGGTGACTGGTGGTGGCCCCCTAGATACAACAAACCTGCTGGTATTTTATATTTACCAACAGGCGTTCGCGTTATTTGACTTTGGCTATGCCGCTGCGGCAGCAACGGTTCTTTTGGGAGTCACCCTTGGACTCATCTGGCTACAATTGCGTACGCGCCAAGACCCCAATCTCTAG
- a CDS encoding ribose-phosphate pyrophosphokinase: MIRSKSKCTPSWGDAVIHTAPLPTTTPSHISDHSRLKLFSGSANTVLAQEIARYLGIDLGPMVRKRFADGELYVQIQESIRGCDVYLIQPCCRPVNDHLMELLIMVDACRRASARQVTAVIPYYGYARADRKTAGRESITAKLVANLITQAGASRVLAMDLHSAQIQGYFDIPVDHVYGSPVLLDYLRSKNLEDIVVVSPDVGGVARARAFANKLNDAPLAIIDKRRQAHNVAEVMNVIGDVKGKTAVLVDDMIDTAGTILEGARLLRREGAKEVYACATHAVFSPPAIERLQGGDFEEVIVTNTIPVPETHRFPQLTVLSVASILGETIWRIHEDSSVSSMFR; the protein is encoded by the coding sequence ATGATAAGATCAAAATCAAAATGCACGCCATCTTGGGGAGATGCTGTGATTCACACTGCGCCATTGCCCACGACTACCCCCTCTCACATTTCTGATCATAGTCGTCTAAAGCTGTTTTCGGGTTCTGCCAACACTGTCCTTGCTCAGGAAATTGCCCGCTACCTCGGTATTGATCTCGGCCCAATGGTGCGTAAGCGATTTGCCGATGGCGAGCTGTATGTGCAGATTCAAGAATCCATTCGCGGTTGTGATGTTTACCTGATTCAGCCCTGTTGCCGCCCCGTCAATGATCACTTAATGGAATTGCTGATCATGGTCGATGCCTGCCGCCGTGCTTCAGCTCGCCAGGTGACTGCGGTGATTCCCTACTATGGCTACGCCCGTGCTGATCGCAAGACGGCAGGCCGCGAGTCCATTACCGCCAAACTGGTGGCCAACCTGATTACCCAAGCGGGAGCAAGTCGGGTTCTGGCGATGGATCTGCACTCAGCACAAATTCAGGGCTACTTTGACATTCCCGTGGATCATGTCTATGGTTCGCCGGTACTCCTAGATTACCTGCGCAGTAAAAATCTCGAAGATATTGTTGTCGTCTCCCCAGATGTGGGTGGCGTTGCCCGTGCCCGGGCTTTTGCCAACAAGCTCAATGATGCTCCCCTTGCCATTATTGATAAACGCCGCCAAGCCCACAATGTGGCTGAAGTGATGAATGTTATTGGCGATGTCAAGGGGAAAACGGCGGTGCTGGTGGATGACATGATTGATACCGCCGGCACCATTTTAGAAGGGGCGCGACTCCTACGGCGGGAAGGTGCTAAGGAAGTCTATGCCTGTGCCACCCATGCAGTCTTTTCACCGCCGGCAATCGAGCGACTCCAAGGGGGCGATTTTGAAGAGGTCATTGTCACAAACACGATTCCAGTACCAGAAACCCACCGCTTTCCCCAACTCACGGTGCTGTCAGTGGCCAGTATTCTCGGCGAAACCATTTGGCGCATCCATGAGGATAGCTCTGTGAGCAGCATGTTCCGCTAG
- the purH gene encoding bifunctional phosphoribosylaminoimidazolecarboxamide formyltransferase/IMP cyclohydrolase, which produces MGRIALLSTSNKQGLVELATALVQEFGFTLLSSGGTAKTLQAAGIPVTPVSEYTGASEILGGRVKTLHPKIHGGILARRDRPEDRADLQAQGIDPIDLVVVNLYPFAETIAQPNVTLAQAIEQIDIGGPTLIRAAAKNHAHVTVLVDPGQYETYLQELRLHGEPQPDFRLACAQRAFALTASYDQAIAQYLQQISTPTTETEILPPVFHLSGQQKQVLRYGENPHQKAAWYMTGAHPSGWAAANLLQGKELSYNNLLDLEAARAVISEFLGEGAPAAVIIKHTNPCGVAEGKTLVEAYERAFAADSVSAFGGIVALNRPLDVATAEALTRTFLECVVAPACEEAVLPILKTKPKMRVLTLPELHTAPTTAIQTIAGGFLVQDIHPVPIDPEAWQVVTATEPSPELMAELIFAWKVVKHVKSNAIVVSRDRQTQGIGAGQMNRVGAVQIALSDAGEAARGGVLASDGFFPFADSVQAAALAGIAAIIQPGGSLRDNESIQAANQAGIAMVFTNRRHFRH; this is translated from the coding sequence ATGGGGCGGATTGCCTTACTCAGCACCAGTAATAAGCAGGGACTGGTGGAGTTGGCTACGGCCTTAGTGCAGGAGTTTGGCTTTACGCTCCTGAGTAGCGGGGGAACCGCAAAAACATTGCAGGCGGCAGGGATTCCTGTCACGCCAGTTTCCGAGTACACAGGGGCATCGGAAATCCTAGGTGGCCGGGTCAAGACACTCCACCCGAAAATCCATGGCGGCATTTTGGCACGGCGCGATCGCCCCGAAGATAGAGCCGATCTGCAAGCTCAAGGGATTGATCCGATTGATCTGGTTGTTGTCAATCTCTACCCCTTTGCCGAAACCATTGCCCAGCCCAATGTCACCCTTGCCCAGGCGATCGAGCAAATTGATATTGGCGGGCCGACGCTGATTCGCGCTGCGGCAAAAAACCATGCCCATGTGACGGTCTTGGTGGATCCGGGTCAATATGAGACCTATCTTCAGGAACTGCGCCTGCATGGGGAACCCCAACCGGACTTTCGCCTAGCCTGTGCCCAGCGTGCTTTTGCCCTCACTGCCAGTTACGATCAGGCGATCGCCCAATACCTCCAGCAAATCAGTACCCCTACCACTGAAACAGAGATTTTGCCGCCAGTGTTTCACCTCAGCGGCCAGCAAAAACAGGTGCTACGCTATGGCGAAAATCCCCATCAGAAAGCTGCTTGGTATATGACGGGTGCCCATCCGAGTGGTTGGGCTGCGGCTAATTTGCTTCAGGGCAAAGAACTCAGTTACAACAACCTGCTGGATCTGGAAGCGGCACGGGCGGTGATCAGTGAATTTTTAGGGGAGGGTGCCCCTGCTGCCGTCATTATTAAACACACCAATCCCTGTGGCGTGGCTGAGGGCAAGACCCTTGTGGAGGCCTACGAGCGCGCCTTTGCAGCCGATAGTGTCTCCGCCTTTGGCGGTATTGTTGCTCTCAATCGCCCCTTGGATGTGGCCACTGCTGAAGCCTTGACCCGTACCTTTTTAGAGTGTGTGGTCGCTCCCGCCTGTGAGGAAGCGGTACTGCCGATCCTGAAAACCAAGCCCAAGATGCGGGTTCTCACCTTGCCGGAGTTGCACACTGCTCCCACCACGGCGATTCAAACTATTGCCGGCGGCTTTCTGGTTCAGGACATTCACCCCGTCCCCATTGATCCAGAGGCGTGGCAGGTGGTTACAGCCACTGAACCGAGTCCAGAGTTGATGGCGGAACTGATCTTTGCTTGGAAAGTAGTGAAGCACGTTAAGTCCAATGCCATTGTTGTCAGTCGCGATCGCCAAACCCAAGGGATTGGGGCAGGTCAAATGAATCGTGTCGGTGCGGTGCAAATTGCCCTCAGTGATGCTGGTGAGGCGGCGCGGGGGGGTGTGCTGGCCAGTGATGGCTTTTTCCCCTTTGCCGATTCTGTGCAAGCCGCTGCCTTGGCCGGTATTGCCGCCATTATTCAACCGGGGGGCAGTCTGCGGGATAATGAATCTATCCAAGCAGCCAATCAAGCGGGAATTGCCATGGTCTTTACCAATCGGCGACACTTCCGCCACTAG
- a CDS encoding metallophosphoesterase, producing the protein MAVRLGIISDPHIALPETIPTDHPPIFLYEVSIPAFEAAVAHLLDLGIDALLIPGDLTRDGEVVNHCWLSRYLQTLPIPCYVIPGNHDVPLPLADESRIGWADFPQWYAHAGYGNGAKHYYQTLLAHNLQLIALNSNQFSPTGQQLGVVDSGQLAWLASLLAQPFAGLRLVMIHHNVLEHWPQQSHSPMGQRYLLENRVELLKLLRSAGVALVLTGHLHVQDIAYEQGLFDLTTGSLVSYPHPYRRLILQEHPCGGWQVDVESYRIESLAAYPKLSDLSRQWMLQRGAGFMVRFLTLPPFNLPEAEAQPLAHALSALWPEIAQGDTQVTLPTLPEPLASYFAQFNHTPPAEYPQLRDNNTVFVI; encoded by the coding sequence ATGGCGGTGCGGCTCGGCATTATCAGTGATCCCCATATTGCTCTGCCGGAGACGATTCCGACGGATCATCCCCCTATTTTTCTCTACGAAGTTAGTATCCCTGCCTTTGAAGCGGCCGTTGCTCATCTCCTCGACTTGGGGATTGACGCCCTGTTGATTCCCGGTGACCTGACACGGGATGGCGAAGTCGTTAACCATTGCTGGCTCAGTCGCTATCTGCAAACCCTGCCCATTCCCTGTTATGTGATTCCGGGCAACCATGATGTCCCTTTGCCCCTCGCAGATGAGAGCCGCATTGGCTGGGCTGACTTTCCCCAGTGGTATGCCCATGCGGGCTATGGCAATGGTGCAAAGCATTACTATCAAACCTTGCTCGCACACAACCTGCAACTGATTGCGCTAAATTCCAATCAATTTAGTCCAACGGGTCAACAGCTAGGAGTTGTCGATTCGGGACAGCTGGCATGGTTGGCATCCTTATTGGCACAACCCTTTGCCGGGCTGCGCCTTGTAATGATTCACCACAATGTCCTTGAGCATTGGCCGCAACAAAGTCACAGCCCCATGGGGCAGCGCTACCTCTTGGAGAATCGAGTGGAGTTATTGAAACTCCTGCGATCGGCGGGGGTTGCTTTGGTTTTGACAGGACATCTCCATGTCCAAGATATTGCCTATGAGCAGGGGCTGTTTGATCTAACGACCGGTTCCCTCGTGAGCTATCCCCATCCCTATCGTCGCCTGATTTTGCAGGAACACCCCTGCGGCGGCTGGCAAGTGGATGTGGAATCTTACCGCATTGAATCCTTAGCGGCTTACCCGAAATTGAGTGACCTTTCACGGCAATGGATGCTGCAGCGGGGTGCGGGATTTATGGTACGCTTTCTTACCTTACCTCCCTTCAATTTGCCAGAGGCTGAGGCCCAGCCCCTCGCCCACGCCCTATCTGCTCTCTGGCCAGAGATCGCCCAAGGGGATACCCAAGTGACCCTACCAACCCTACCCGAACCCTTGGCAAGTTACTTTGCCCAGTTTAACCACACCCCACCAGCGGAGTATCCCCAGTTGCGAGATAACAATACGGTCTTTGTCATTTAG
- a CDS encoding AI-2E family transporter, which produces MTFGQWIGLLVLGVCLYILWEIRQVLLLVFLAVVLATALNWLQLRLQSWGLQRGRAIAISLSLSFLIVFGFFWMIIPPFLQEAQQLGVLIPKGLGRVEAWLDEIAYLLPSSGFDDTPVINRLITQLEPFLEQIFNNFFALFSNTLAVLLNTLLVLVLTVMLVIDPQPYRQGFIRLFPAFYRSRIDTILTESEQALLAWLAGTGLNMLVIGVVSGLVLAVLGVRLVLANAFLAGLLEAIPNIGPALSVIPPMIIAFIDDPWRAVAVLIAYIIIQQLEQYLLVPVVMAKQVDLLPAVTLVSQIVFAIFFGFLGLLLALPLVIVGQIWFTEIVLKDILDCWQPSPPPQASTAPVLPLPPPAPPAPVRPAASDSIPEDESKGE; this is translated from the coding sequence GTGACGTTTGGGCAGTGGATTGGGTTGCTAGTACTGGGGGTGTGTCTCTACATCCTCTGGGAAATTCGCCAAGTGTTACTCTTGGTGTTTTTGGCCGTAGTTTTGGCAACGGCGCTCAACTGGTTACAACTGCGCCTACAAAGCTGGGGACTGCAACGGGGGCGGGCGATCGCCATCAGTCTCAGCTTGAGCTTTCTCATTGTCTTTGGCTTCTTTTGGATGATCATTCCCCCTTTTTTGCAGGAGGCGCAGCAGCTGGGTGTCTTGATTCCCAAGGGTCTAGGGCGGGTGGAAGCATGGCTTGATGAGATTGCTTACCTTTTGCCAAGTAGCGGCTTTGATGACACCCCAGTAATTAATCGGCTGATTACCCAACTAGAGCCATTCCTTGAGCAAATCTTTAATAACTTCTTTGCCCTCTTTTCCAATACACTGGCGGTCCTACTGAATACGCTGTTGGTGCTGGTGCTGACGGTGATGCTAGTGATTGACCCTCAGCCCTACCGCCAAGGGTTTATCCGCCTGTTTCCAGCTTTTTATCGGTCTCGCATTGACACGATTCTCACCGAAAGTGAACAGGCACTCTTGGCATGGCTGGCAGGAACAGGGCTGAATATGCTGGTGATTGGCGTTGTTAGTGGTCTAGTGCTGGCAGTCTTGGGAGTGCGGTTGGTCTTAGCCAATGCCTTCCTCGCAGGCCTTTTAGAGGCCATTCCCAATATCGGCCCAGCACTGAGTGTCATTCCGCCGATGATTATTGCCTTTATTGATGATCCGTGGCGGGCGGTGGCTGTGCTCATTGCCTACATCATTATTCAACAGTTGGAGCAATACCTCCTAGTACCCGTTGTCATGGCCAAACAGGTGGATCTCTTGCCCGCTGTGACGCTTGTGTCCCAAATTGTCTTCGCAATTTTCTTTGGCTTTTTGGGCTTACTGCTGGCTCTGCCTCTGGTGATTGTGGGTCAGATTTGGTTTACAGAAATTGTGCTCAAGGACATTTTGGATTGTTGGCAGCCCAGCCCGCCACCTCAAGCGTCAACTGCACCAGTTTTGCCGCTGCCCCCACCGGCCCCACCTGCTCCCGTAAGGCCTGCCGCATCTGACTCAATTCCTGAGGATGAGTCAAAAGGTGAGTAA